A window of the Cucurbita pepo subsp. pepo cultivar mu-cu-16 chromosome LG01, ASM280686v2, whole genome shotgun sequence genome harbors these coding sequences:
- the LOC111803126 gene encoding probable 3-hydroxyisobutyrate dehydrogenase-like 3, mitochondrial: protein MIGVSEGLVFAEQAGLDVKQFVEAVRGGAGGSMAMELFGGRMIERDFRPGGYAEYMVKDLAMCVDVVEEGEDVERIAVLPGAALAMQLFSAMVANGDGKIGSQGIISVIQRLNGK from the coding sequence ATGATAGGGGTGAGTGAAGGGCTGGTGTTCGCTGAGCAGGCGGGGTTGGATGTGAAGCAGTTTGTGGAAGCTGTGAGGGGCGGGGCAGGAGGGTCGATGGCAATGGAGTTGTTCGGGGGGAGGATGATAGAGAGGGACTTCAGGCCTGGTGGGTATGCTGAGTACATGGTGAAGGATCTGGCCATGTGTGTGGACGTTGTGGAAGAAGGGGAAGATGTGGAGAGGATTGCAGTGCTGCCAGGGGCTGCATTGGCCATGCAATTGTTCTCTGCAATGGTGGCTAATGGAGATGGAAAGATTGGCTCTCAAGGGATAATCTCTGTTATTCAGAGGCTTAATGGTAAGTGA
- the LOC111795572 gene encoding probable 3-hydroxyisobutyrate dehydrogenase-like 2, mitochondrial isoform X2, whose protein sequence is METPYPIPISPTKTRIGWIGIGVMGAAMATRLLAAGYSVAIYARSPSKALDLQSKGASLVNSASELAQVSDIVFTMVGHPSDVRQNVLEKNGLLQGLNPGGVIVDTTSSHPALAREIFAAARAKGCWAVDAPVSGGDIGARDGKLAIFGGGDAGVVKWLSPLFEALGKVTYVGEAGCGQSCKIANQIAIGGNLMGLSEGLVFAERAGLDVKQFVEAVRGGAAGSMAMELFGERMIERDFRPGGFAEYMVKDLGMGVDVVEEGEDVERLVVLPGAALAKQLFSAMVANGDGKFGTQGLISVVQRLNGKLLGCGCARVRRRHWR, encoded by the exons ATGGAAACTCCTTACCCAATCCCCATCTCTCCCACGAAAACTCGCATTGGATGGATCGGTATAGGTGTGATGGGCGCCGCCATGGCCACTCGTCTCCTCGCCGCCGGATACTCCGTCGCAATTTACGCTCGTTCACCTTCCAAGGCTCTTGATTTACAGTCAAAAGGCGCTTCTCTCGTTAATTCCGCTTCTGAATTAGCGCAGGTCAGTGATATTGTTTTCACAATGGTGGGTCACCCGTCAGATGTTCGACAAAATGTCTTAGAGAAGAATGGGCTCCTACAAGGACTGAATCCTGGTGGAGTCATCGTTGACACCACCAGCAGCCACCCAGCTCTTGCCCGCGAGATATTTGCTGCTGCTCGTGCTAAGG GTTGCTGGGCCGTGGATGCGCCTGTGTCGGGGGGCGACATTGGCGCTAGAGATGGGAAGTTGGCCATTTTTGGGGGTGGTGATGCAGGGGTAGTGAAGTGGTTGTCACCTCTGTTTGAAGCATTGGGGAAAGTGACATACGTGGGTGAAGCAGGGTGTGGACAGAGCTGCAAGATAGCGAACCAGATAGCGATTGGGGGAAACCTGATGGGGCTGAGTGAAGGGCTGGTGTTCGCTGAGCGGGCGGGGTTGGATGTGAAGCAGTTTGTGGAAGCTGTGAGGGGTGGGGCTGCAGGGTCAATGGCAATGGAGCTGTTTGGTGAGAGGATGATAGAGAGGGACTTTAGGCCTGGTGGGTTTGCTGAGTATATGGTGAAGGATTTGGGAATGGGCGTGGATGTTGTGGAAGAAGGGGAAGATGTGGAGAGGCTTGTAGTGTTGCCAGGGGCTGCATTGGCCAAGCAATTGTTCTCTGCAATGGTGGCCAATGGAGATGGAAAGTTTGGCACTCAAGGGCTAATCTCCGTTGTTCAGAGGCTTAATGGCAA GTTGCTGGGCTGTGGATGCGCCCGTGTCAGGAGGCGACATTGGCGCTAG
- the LOC111795572 gene encoding probable 3-hydroxyisobutyrate dehydrogenase-like 2, mitochondrial isoform X1, with protein METPYPIPISPTKTRIGWIGIGVMGAAMATRLLAAGYSVAIYARSPSKALDLQSKGASLVNSASELAQVSDIVFTMVGHPSDVRQNVLEKNGLLQGLNPGGVIVDTTSSHPALAREIFAAARAKGCWAVDAPVSGGDIGARDGKLAIFGGGDAGVVKWLSPLFEALGKVTYVGEAGCGQSCKIANQIAIGGNLMGLSEGLVFAERAGLDVKQFVEAVRGGAAGSMAMELFGERMIERDFRPGGFAEYMVKDLGMGVDVVEEGEDVERLVVLPGAALAKQLFSAMVANGDGKFGTQGLISVVQRLNGKIYSCGSKTLLNCHLDSKQTKIHGGVC; from the exons ATGGAAACTCCTTACCCAATCCCCATCTCTCCCACGAAAACTCGCATTGGATGGATCGGTATAGGTGTGATGGGCGCCGCCATGGCCACTCGTCTCCTCGCCGCCGGATACTCCGTCGCAATTTACGCTCGTTCACCTTCCAAGGCTCTTGATTTACAGTCAAAAGGCGCTTCTCTCGTTAATTCCGCTTCTGAATTAGCGCAGGTCAGTGATATTGTTTTCACAATGGTGGGTCACCCGTCAGATGTTCGACAAAATGTCTTAGAGAAGAATGGGCTCCTACAAGGACTGAATCCTGGTGGAGTCATCGTTGACACCACCAGCAGCCACCCAGCTCTTGCCCGCGAGATATTTGCTGCTGCTCGTGCTAAGG GTTGCTGGGCCGTGGATGCGCCTGTGTCGGGGGGCGACATTGGCGCTAGAGATGGGAAGTTGGCCATTTTTGGGGGTGGTGATGCAGGGGTAGTGAAGTGGTTGTCACCTCTGTTTGAAGCATTGGGGAAAGTGACATACGTGGGTGAAGCAGGGTGTGGACAGAGCTGCAAGATAGCGAACCAGATAGCGATTGGGGGAAACCTGATGGGGCTGAGTGAAGGGCTGGTGTTCGCTGAGCGGGCGGGGTTGGATGTGAAGCAGTTTGTGGAAGCTGTGAGGGGTGGGGCTGCAGGGTCAATGGCAATGGAGCTGTTTGGTGAGAGGATGATAGAGAGGGACTTTAGGCCTGGTGGGTTTGCTGAGTATATGGTGAAGGATTTGGGAATGGGCGTGGATGTTGTGGAAGAAGGGGAAGATGTGGAGAGGCTTGTAGTGTTGCCAGGGGCTGCATTGGCCAAGCAATTGTTCTCTGCAATGGTGGCCAATGGAGATGGAAAGTTTGGCACTCAAGGGCTAATCTCCGTTGTTCAGAGGCTTAATGGCAA aatatattCGTGTGGATCTAAAACATTGCTCAATTGTCATCTGGACTCTAAACAAACCAAGATCCATGGCGGTGTCTGTTGA
- the LOC111778080 gene encoding ribosome-inactivating protein SNAI'-like has product MEKTRQVVLCMVVAFSLATHIGTALGYGAFGGRAHLVGRDGLCLQTAPLSIYYTPTKLTDCDESDSDQLWAIVDDGTIRADNDRNCLVPHSRGIKPIGTNVVLIDCTKEIRSDMKWTKTNDGTIRHDKSGLVLTGKQGQYVTLEVDEGAPSQGWEATERPYPKAANIKWHDNLCLQFGDGEFSLGLSACSSKYDKRQRWVLYGDGTIRNGDSNVCLTSLLSSSVVVSKCADMPQQRWALAADNTIGHPNTNLVMDARTFVRLSPMVLVAKRAGTDSQRWIVY; this is encoded by the coding sequence ATGGAGAAAACGAGACAAGTCGTGTTGTGTATGGTCGTGGCATTCTCCCTCGCCACCCACATCGGCACCGCCCTCGGGTACGGAGCGTTCGGAGGACGCGCACATCTTGTGGGTCGAGATGGGTTGTGTTTACAGACAGCGCCGCTTTCCATATATTACACTCCAACTAAATTAACAGACTGCGATGAATCGGACTCGGACCAATTATGGGCGATCGTTGACGATGGCACGATTCGGGCAGATAACGATAGAAATTGTTTGGTTCCTCATAGTCGGGGTATTAAACCTATTGGAACCAATGTCGTACTAATAGACTGTACGAAAGAGATAAGAAGCGACATGAAATGGACCAAAACGAACGACGGAACCATACGTCACGACAAGTCGGGGCTCGTCTTGACGGGGAAACAAGGCCAGTATGTGACGTTGGAAGTCGATGAAGGTGCGCCGTCGCAGGGCTGGGAAGCCACGGAAAGGCCCTACCCAAAGGCGGCCAACATCAAGTGGCATGACAACTTGTGTTTACAATTTGGTGATGGTGAATTTTCGTTGGGGTTGAGTGCGTGTAGTAGCAAATATGATAAGAGGCAACGATGGGTGCTGTATGGGGATGGCACCATTCGCAATGGCGATAGCAATGTCTGCTTGACTTCGCTCTTAAGCTCTTCGGTGGTTGTGTCTAAGTGCGCAGACATGCCACAACAGCGTTGGGCGCTTGCAGCGGACAACACCATCGGCCATCCCAACACCAACTTGGTCATGGATGCGCGTACGTTTGTGCGTCTCTCGCCAATGGTCCTGGTTGCCAAGCGCGCTGGGACTGATAGCCAACGATGGATCGTTTATTGA
- the LOC111808974 gene encoding nigrin b-like, protein MDKMTQVLFCIALAFSLATHTAIAAASGYGSFGARSHLVGRDGLCLNALLLFGYYTPTDLSLCEQRKSNQLWSILEDGTIRISDVRFCLVPKSQSTEFIGANVVAMDCSREIRHDMKWTKNKDGTIHHDESGLVLTAKPGKTVTVEVNENLPSQSWEATETFNPMVANIKWLDNLCLKSIEGENSYVTLKECSRDDKNQRWALYGDGTIRQNEYRHLCLTSFERNYGAMVVVSRCADKPQQRWGLAEDNTINHPNTNLVMDVRREVPLLPPMIVVEKHDGAPSQQWTIY, encoded by the coding sequence ATGGACAAGATGACACAAGTCCTCTTCTGCATTGCCCTCGCATTCTCCCTCGCCACCCACACCGCCATAGCGGCCGCCTCCGGCTACGGATCGTTCGGAGCCCGCTCACATCTTGTCGGTCGAGACGGGTTGTGTTTAAACGCCTTGTTGCTTTTCGGATATTATACTCCAACTGACTTATCCCTATGCGAACAAAGGAAATCAAACCAACTATGGTCCATCCTTGAAGATGGCACGATTCGAATCAGTGACGTTAGATTCTGTTTGGTTCCTAAATCTCAATCCACTGAATTCATTGGAGCCAATGTTGTAGCAATGGACTGCTCAAGAGAGATAAGACACGACATGAAATGGACCAAAAACAAGGACGGAACCATCCACCACGACGAGTCGGGACTCGTCTTGACCGCGAAACCAGGCAAGACGGTGACGGTGGAAGTCAATGAAAATTTACCATCACAAAGCTGGGAAGCCACGGAGACCTTTAACCCAATGGTGGCTAATATCAAATGGCTTGATAACTTGTGTTTGAAATCTATAGAAGGTGAAAATTCGTATGTGACGTTGAAAGAGTGTAGCCGAGATGATAAGAACCAACGATGGGCGTTGTATGGGGACGGCACCATTCGACAAAATGAGTATAGACACTTGTGCTTGACTTCGTTCGAAAGGAATTATGGCGCGATGGTGGTTGTGTCTAGGTGCGCTGACAAGCCACAGCAGCGTTGGGGGCTTGCGGAAGACAACACCATCAACCATCCCAACACCAACTTGGTCATGGATGTGCGTAGGGAGGTGCCTCTGTTGCCGCCCATGATCGTGGTTGAGAAGCATGACGGCGCTCCTAGCCAACAATGGACTATTTACTGA
- the LOC111797194 gene encoding importin-4-like — MSQSLELLLIQFLMPDNDARRQAEEQIKRLAKDPQVVPALIQHLRTAKTPNVRQLAAILLRKKITGHWAKLSPQLKLLVKQSLIESITMEHSPPVRRASANVVSIVAKYAVPAGEWPDLLPFLFQCSQSSQEDHREVSLILFSSLTETIGNTFLPHFSDLQALLLKCLQDETSSRVRVAALKAVGSFLEFTNDGAEVVKFREFIPSILNVARQCLANGEEDVAIIAFEIFDELIESPAPLLGESVRSIVQFSLEVCSSQNLESSTRHQAIQIISWLAKYKPNSLKKQKLIIPVLQVMCPLLAESSDGDGDDDLSSDRAAAEVIDTMALNLSKHVFPPVFEFASLSSQSANPKFREASVTALGVISEGCTEHVKSKLEPVLHIVLGALRDPEQMVRGAASFALGQFAEHLQPEIVSLYESVLPCILNALEDNSDEVKEKSYYALAAFCENMGEEILPFLDPLMGKLLSALQTSPRNLQETCMSAIGSVAAAAEQAFIPYAERVLELMKIFMVLTKDEELCSRARATELVGIVAMSVGRTRMDQILPPFIEAAISGFGLEFSELREYTHGFFSNVAEILDDGFVKYLPHVVPLAFSSCNLDDGSAVDVDESDDDNVNGFGGVSSDDEAHDEPRVRNISIRTGVLDEKAAATQALGLFALHTKSAYAPYLEETLKILVRHSGYFHEDVRLQAIISLEHILKAALAISQSYNEASTKAKEIFDTVMNIYIKTMVEDDDKEVVAQTCTSMADIIKDYGYGAVEPYMPRLVDATLVLLREESACQQVESDGEIDEDDTEHDEVLMDAVSDLLPAFAKAMGSYFAPIFAKLFEPLMKFSRASRPPQDRTMVVACLAEVAQDMGSPIATYVDRVMPLVLKELASSEATNRRNAAFCVGEFCKNGGESTLKYYNDIFRGLYPLFGESESDNAVRDNAAGAVARMIMVHPEAVPLNQVLQVFLKALPLKEDHEESMSVYGCVSTLVLSSNPQILSLVPELVNIFAHVVASPIETSEVKAQVGRAFSHLLSIYGQQMQPLLSSLPPAHANALAAYAPKG; from the exons ATGTCGCAGTCATTGGAGTTGTTGCTCATTCAATTCTTGATGCCCGACAATGATGCCCGGCGGCAAGCGGAAGAGCAGATTAAGCGTTTGGCCAAGGATCCTCAGGTGGTGCCGGCTCTTATTCAGCACCTTCGCACCGCCAAGACTCCCAACGTCCGTCAGTTGGCTGCGATATTGCTCCGGAAGAAGATCACCGGCCATTGGGCTAAGCTTTCTCCTCAACTCAAGTTGCTTGTTAAGCAGTCCTTGATTGAGAGCATCACTATGGAGCACAG TCCACCTGTGAGGAGAGCAAGTGCGAATGTCGTAAGTATTGTTGCAAAATATGCTGTTCCAGCAGGAGAATGGCCGGACTTGTTGCCTTTCTTGTTCCAATGTAGTCAGAGTTCCCAGGAAGATCATAGAGAA GTGTCTTTGATTCTATTCAGCTCCCTGACAGAAACGATTGGAAATACTTTCCTACCACATTTTTCAGATTTGCAAGCTCTCCTACTTAAGTGCTTGCAGGACGAGACTAGCAGCCGTGTCAGAGTTGCAGCCTTGAA GGCCGTGGGATCTTTTCTAGAATTTACTAATGATGGAGCAGAAGTG GTCAAATTCCGGGAGTTCATTCCCAGCATTTTAAATGTTGCCAGGCAGTGCCTTGCCAATGGTGAGGAGGATGTTGCAATAATagcttttgaaatatttgatgaaCTAATTGAATCTCCTGCTCCGCTTCTTGGGGAATCTGTTAGATCAATTGTTCAATTTTCGCTTGAAGTTTGTTCTAGCCAAAATTTGGAATCTAGCACTCGTCATCAG GCGATTCAGATAATCTCATGGCTAGCAAAGTACAAGCCCAATTCCCTAAAAAAGCAGAAATTGATTATCCCTGTTCTACAAGTTATGTGCCCATTACTTGCAGAGTCATCtgatggagatggagatgatGATCTTTCTTCTGATCGAGCTGCGGCTGAGGTTATTGATACAATGGCCTTAAATCTCTCGAAGCATGTTTTCCCTCCTGTGTTTGAATTTGCTTCTCTTAGTAGTCAAAGTGCAAATCCAAAGTTCCGTGAAGCTTCTGTGACAGCTTTAGGGGTCATATCAGAAGGTTGTACAGAACATGTAAAGAGTAAGTTAGAACCAGTTCTTCATATTGTCCTTGGAGCATTAAGGGACCCTGAACAAATGGTAAGAGGGGCAGCATCTTTTGCCCTGGGTCAATTTGCTGAGCATTTGCAGCCAGAAATAGTGTCACTCTATGAAAGTGTGCTTCCGTGCATTTTAAATGCCCTTGAGGATAACTCTGATGAAGTGAAG GAAAAGTCATACTATGCATTGGCTGCATTTTGTGAGAACATGGGTGAGGAaatccttccttttcttgaTCCTTTGATGGGTAAACTGCTGTCTGCCCTTCAGACAAGCCCCCGGAATCTGCAGGAAACATGCATG TCTGCAATTGGTTCGGTAGCGGCTGCAGCTGAACAGGCTTTCATTCCATACGCCGAGAGAGTGTTGGagttaatgaaaatatttatggttCTTACCAAGGATGAGGAGCTTTGTTCCCGAGCAAGAGCTACTGAGTTGGTTGGAATAGTTGCTATGTCTGTTGGGAGAACCCGGATGGATCAGATTCTACCTCCTTTTATTGAAGCAGCAATTTCT GGCTTTGGCTTGGAGTTCAGCGAATTACGGGAGTACACTCATGGATTCTTCAGCAACGTAGCAGAAATTTTGGATGATGGCTTTGTAAAG TATCTTCCTCATGTTGTACCCCTTGCATTCTCTTCTTGCAATCTCGACGATGGCTCTGCTGTGGATGTAGATGAATCGGATGATGATAATGTAAATGGGTTTGGAGGAGTTTCATCTGATGATGAAGCTCATGATGAGCCCAGAGTTCGAAACATTAGTATCAGGACAGGGGTGCTGGATGAAAAGGCAGCCGCAACACAAGCTCTTGGCTTGTTTGCACTGCACACGAAGAGCGCTTATGCACC TTATTTGGAGGAAACTCTGAAGATTTTGGTTCGACATTCTGGTTATTTCCATGAAGATGTCCGACTTCAAGCAATCATTTCTTTGGAAC ATATTCTGAAGGCAGCTTTGGCAATCTCCCAAAGTTACAAC GAGGCATCAACGAAGGCAAAAGAAATTTTTG ATACTGTGATGAATATTTATATCAAGACCATGGTTGAAGATGATGACAAAGAAGTAGTTGCTCAGACTTGTACAAGCATGGCTGACATTATCAAGGACTACGGTTATGGTGCAGTGGAACCTT ATATGCCTAGGCTAGTTGATGCAACATTAGTTCTGCTCCGTGAGGAATCTGCTTGTCAGCAAGTGGAATCTGATGGTGAAATAGATGAGGATGATACTGAACATGATGAAGTACTTATGGATGCGGTGTCTGATCTGCTCCCTGCATTTGCAAAGGCCATGGGTTCTTATTTTGCACCTATTTTTGCAAAGCTATTTGAAccattaatgaaattttca AGAGCCTCACGACCTCCTCAAGATCGAACTATGGTGGTTGCCTGTCTTGCTGAAGTAGCTCAGGACATGGGTTCTCCAATTGCGACCTATGTTGAT AGAGTAATGCCTTTGGTTCTCAAAGAATTGGCATCATCAGAGGCAACGAATAGAAGGAATGCTGCATTTTGTGTTGGAGAGTTCTGCAAAAATGGGGGCGAGTCTACTTTGAA ATATTATAATGACATATTTCGTGGGCTCTACCCCTTATTTGGGGAATCTGAGTCAGACAATGCTGTTAGGGATAACGCAGCTGGTGCAGTCGCAAGAATGATAATGGTGCATCCTGAAGCTGTCCCATTGAATCAG GTTCTCCAAGTTTTTCTGAAAGCTCTACCTTTAAAAGAAGATCACGAGGAGTCCATGTCCGTTTATGGTTGTGTGTCTACTCTTGTTCTGTCATCCAATCCTCAG ATCCTTTCCTTGGTTCCGGAGTTGGTTAATATCTTTGCTCATGTCGTGGCGTCTCCCATCGAAACGTCAGAAGTTAAAGCTCAAGTAGGCAGAGCTTTTTCACATCTACTTTCAATCTATGGCCAACAAATGCAACCACTTTTGAGTAGTCTTCCCCCTGCACATGCCAATGCCTTAGCTGCATATGCCCCAAAAGGCTAA
- the LOC111797202 gene encoding uncharacterized protein LOC111797202: MDPEQTFIRVQERFSQMLTPKVRATLEYMNLCIAITLFCILVVMHANYVQQPGCSSELSGVETTEAQLIQIKITTAGLWSQNDSELNIEDIPGGETVRENLEVANDEDELTFLAAKFWLNWFGSGARRGKYAPKIWKSDTEILEHQAECTGVDQCSKAAVDDTVIKLDKEELHISFLISVKETFKAAIVHFGRRWHRRILFICRHTKQILNSLWKLSNVAGISLNLDVSKWSHILHLEGLRSAAVQWLVRRSKIFEPTYLYTREKGYFLLPEGAKSRHNIQTVNISIPAQHSCFGNRWQQLLINRFVGYDTILMNSLLTFPGQGYLYNYQTKEFYNLSYAFEPPEGPARFGDYFVTKCGVLMMSLFVFFTTTMSVSFTLRETQTRMLKFTVQLQHHARHQLPTFQLIFVHVIESLVFVPIMIGILFFLFEFYDDQLLAFMVLILVWLSELFTLISVRTPISMKFFPRFFLLYFLVFHIYFFSYSYGFSYLALSTTAAFMQHLILYFWNRFEVPALQRFMQNRRSQIHHPDFHITSSTILASTLHITRLNTRNPSAPNADPNSGPDPRPAPETMPNGSRGVTEEVPRPQERTENDSLDRARDRIQSTELRTT; this comes from the exons ATGGATCCAGAGCAAACGTTTATTCGAGTTCAAGAACGGTTTTCACAGATGCTGACTCCCAAAGTCAGAGCCACTCTCGAGTATATGAACCTCTGTATTGCTATTACCTTGTTCTGTATTCTCGTGGTTATGCACGCGAACTACGTACAACAG CCTGGTTGTTCAAGTGAGCTCTCTGGAGTTGAGACAACAGAAGCCCAACTTATTCAAATTAAG ATAACTACTGCAGGCCTGTGGTCACAAAATGACTCTGAGCTTAATATTGAAGATATCCCTGGTGGGGAGACTGTAAGAGAGAATTTGGAAGTTGCAAATGATGAAGACGAATTGACATTTTTGGCTGCcaaattttggttaaattgGTTTGGTTCAGGTGCTAGAAGGGGTAAGTATGCACCCAAGATCTGGAAATCAGATACAGAGATTCTAGAGCATCAAGCAGAGTGTACTGGTGTGGATCAATGCTCGAAAGCAGCAGTTGATGACACAGTTATCAAGCTTGACAAAGAGGAGCTCCACATTAGTTTTCTGATATCAGTCAAGGAGACTTTTAAGGCGGCGATCGTTCACTTCGGTAGAAGGTGGCACCGacgaattttatttatttgcagaCATACAAAGCAGATCCTGAACAGCTTGTGGAAGCTATCA AATGTTGCAGGAATAAGTTTGAATCTCGATGTCTCCAAGTGGTCACACATTCTTCATCTGGAAGGGCTCCGGTCTGCTGCAG tGCAATGGCTCGTGAGAAGAAGTAAAATTTTTGAACCGACGTACTTGTATACTAGGGAAAAG GGATATTTTTTATTGCCAGAAGGAGCTAAATCTAGGCACAATATACAAACAGTTAATATAAGTATACCAGCTCAACATTCTTGCTTTGGAAACAG ATGGCAACAACTTCTCATAAACAGATTTGTTGGGTATGATACAATCTTGATGAATAGTTTACTGACCTTTCCCGGTCAAG GCTATCTTTACAATTACCAAACGAAGGAGTTTTACAATCTTAGCTATGCATTTGAGCCGCCAGAGGGTCCTGCCAGATTTGGAG ATTACTTTGTGACGAAGTGTGGTGTGCTTATGATGTCTCTCTTCGTTTTCTTCACTACTACTATGTCGGTGTCATTTACATTGAGGGAGACACAGACTCGCATGTTGAAGTTTACAG TGCAGCTTCAACACCATGCTCGACATCAACTCCCAACGTTTCAGTTGATCTTTGTGCATGTAATTGAGTCACTTGTCTTTGTTCCA ATTATGATCGGTATACTATTTTTCctgtttgagttttatgacGATCAGCTCTTGGCTTTCATGGTCTTGATCCTGGTGTGGTTAAGTGAATTATTTACACTTATTag TGTTCGGACTCCGATATCGATGAAGTTTTTCCCCCGCTTTTTTCTGCTCTATTTTCTGGTTTTTCACATTTATTTCTTCTCATATTCTTATG GTTTTTCATATTTGGCTCTTTCGACTACTGCAGCCTTTATGCAGCATTTGATTCTCTATTTTTGGAACCGCTTTGAG GTACCGGCTTTGCAGAGGTTCATGCAAAACAGACGATCTCAAATACATCATCCAGACTTCCATATTACCTCTTCTACTATTCTTGCCTCCACGTTGCATATCACAAGGTTAAACACTAGAAATCCCAGTGCACCTAATGCAGATCCAAACTCTGGACCTGATCCAAGGCCTGCGCCTGAAACCATGCCCAATGGATCCAGAGGTGTGACCGAAGAAGTTCCTCGACCTCAAGAGCGAACTGAAAATGATAGTCTTGACAGAGCTCGTGATAGGATTCAATCTACAGAACTCAGAACAACATGA